CCGACCTCTTCGCGACGCGGACCGACTGGCACGCCGTCACGTCTTATTCTCGATATAGAACTAATTTAATTATCTTGCTGTGAACCCTAGATTTACTAACGTGTGGGAGTTGGAACAGGACGTTCCATGTCGAGAGAACACACGACACGGCGGACGGTGCTCAAGACCATCGGTGCCGGTGCGGCAGGGACAGGACTCCTCGGAACGGCCAGTGCCGAGGCGGCCGACCGCGGGAACTTCGTGGTCGGCGTGACGGAGGGGAAGAACCTCGGGTTCGTCCGTGACCAGGCGAACAGCGTGAAGCGCGAGCTACACTTCGGCCGCCAGGGGAAGGCGGTCGCGGGGAACTTCGCGCAAGCGGCTATCAACGGGCTCCTGAACAACCCGCACGTCCGGTACATCGAACCGGACGGACAGATGCACGCAATCGCTCAGTCGACGCCGTGGGGCATCGACCGGGTGGACGCGGACGTGGCCCACGACAACGGGTCGACCGGCGAGGGCGCGGACGTCGCCATCGTCGACACGGGCATCGACTCGGACCACCCCGACCTGCAGGCGAACCTCGGCGAGGGCGTCGCCGTCACCGGCTGTGGCGACGGCGGGTTCACCTGCTTCTTCTCCGGCAACGACAACACCTGTAACGAGGCGTGGGACGACGACAACGACCACGGCACGCACTGCGCGGGCATCGCCAACGCGGTGAACAACTCGGAGGGCGTCGTCGGCGTGTCGACGCAGGCGACGCTCCACGCGGTCAAGGTGCTCGACTGTGCGGGGTCCGGCGCGTTCTCGGACATCGCGGCCGGTATCGAAGCCGTCGCCGACAACGGCTGGGACGTCGCCAGCATGAGCCTCGGCGCGGACTCCGGCTCCCAGACGGTGAAGGACGCCTGCCAGTACGCCGCCGACGAGGGCGTGTTCCTCGTCGCCGCGGCGGGCAACTCCGGGCCGTGTTCGGACTGCGTCGGCTACCCCGCGGCCTACGACACCGTGATGGCCGTCTCGTCGACGAACGAGAGCGACGGCCTCTCGGAGTTCTCCTCGACCGGTCCAGAAGTCGAGATAGCGGCCCCGGGGAGCAACATTAACTCGACCGTCCCCGGCGGCTACGCGGAGTTCTCCGGCACCTCGATGGCCTGTCCGCACGTCGCCGGCGCGGCGGGACAGCTCATCGCCGACGGGTCCAGCGCGAGTGGAACGCGCACGCAACTGAAGGACACCGCCGAGGACGTCGGCCTCGCCGAGAACGAGAGCGGGTCGGGACTGCTCGACGTCGCCGCCTCGCTCGGCTACGACTCCTCCGACAGTACGTAATCGCTCGCCGCCGCATCGCTGGTCCCCCGTCCGCTACTCTGTGCGCGCCACGTTGGCTGTCGATGGTACCGGCGAACGGCCACTCTGCACCGCGTACTACGAGAGCACGCTCGGTACTGTGCCGACCCGATGACCTCGTACCGCGAACCTTTCACGCTGGGATACAGGAACACGAGAACAACAGCGTCTATTTGATATCTGGTCCGGCATGGTATGCCATGAACAGCGGATATAGCCACCGCAGGAGTGGTTGCGGTTGGACTCGCTCACCCAGACCGCTCGGAACTGTGTGGGGACGACAGTGAAGGTGGAAGCGGTTCCCGGCACGCGCCGGGCGAGTGAGTCCGGCTACGCGACAGCCATCGCGTGCCTCTGACAGCCCAGACGTGCTGTCGCGTAGCCCTCAACTCATCGAGGCGAGAACGGCATCTCAGCCGTGTATCGGTAGCGGTGCATCGATCCGGTGCAACGCTAACGCGCCGAATCGATAGACCTGGCCGAACGAGAGCCGCGCGTGTCTCAGTCTCGAGTCGGCTCGACGTCGGTTATCACGACGTCGTACCGTCTCCTGTCGGTCGTTTCGATGTCGTAGCCACCCCGGACGTCGACGGTGGTCGATTCTGCGGTGTCTATCAGTCGGGTCAGTGCCTCGGCGAACGCCTCGTCGCTGTCGATGGTCTTCGTTGAGTCGAACATTGGACGCCTCTGAACGAGCAATCCGCGATTCAGGGGCAGTTCACAGCAGAGTCGGTCTCCAAGGGGAATGCCACGGTCGCCAGGAACCGTGAGTCAATCGTCCACTTCGAAGTGGAAGGTGAACGTACATAAGTTCGCGGCATGGTGTGTAATTGCATGCCACTTCAGGCGGTGAGTACTCACGCAATCAGACGACCCCCGATGAGAGGCGTGGGTGGCGATAGAATGTCAGGATCCCTTCGAGATCAATGCCAAGAGTACATGAACCCCGGCGAGAAACAGCGTTGTGAGAGGACATGACGGGGAACGACGACGACGCTGCGAGTTCAGTCGAGGAACAGCGGGTGGGGACAGCAGATACGACGACTCGACGTCCGTCGGTAGGCGATAGGGCCACGTTCGCGAGTCGGTTGAGCGCGCTCGTTCGTGCTGCTAGGGCCAGCGGCGTGAGTGTCGACGGTCGATGGACCATCTCGTCCTACGAGGTCGTCATCAGTGGTCAGCAGGTGACCATCCTCGACGCCGAGGAGTCGGCGGGCAGCGACGCCAACTGAACGGCTCACCGATACACGCACGCTCTCAGTCTAGCAGTTGGTCTCCTCGGACGCAGTTCGAAGCTGCCGTGTCGCAGAACCAGCCCGTCACTCTATCTCGCGAGCGAACTCGCGGACGATGGACATCTCGCCGCGGGCGCGAATCGCGCCGTCGACGGCGGCGTCGTCGTGCAGCGAGAGGTCCTCGCAGGCGACGTCGCCCAGCACCTCCGCGCCGGGGGCGATGCGGACCGTCCCGCGACGCGTCGTGAGGTCGCCGTGGATGCGCGTCCCCTCGCCGACGGTGATGTCCCCCTTCGCGCGGAGACTGCCGAACACGTTGTTGTCCTCGCCGAGTTCGAGCGACTCGGCGCGCAGGTTGCCGTGGATGCGACAGTCGTCGCCGACGACGGCGGGCGTCGAGACCCGCCACGCGTCGTCCGAGACGCTCGCTCCCCGCGGGATGACGAGCGGTCGAACCACGTCGTCGGCGTCGTCTGTATCGTCCGCCACGTCGCCGGTAGCCTCGCCATCCTCGTCGTTCTCGGCGTCACCGGCGTCGCTCTCCTCGCCCGACCCCTCTTCGGGGTCGTCGGGGAGCAGTTCGTTGGCGGCGTCCTGGGCGGCCTCCTCCTCGCCGATGCGCAGGAGGTGCGAGAGGTAGACGAAGAAGAACGTGATGGTCGGCATCGGGTTGCGGATGACGATCCAGCCGTTGGCCTCGAAGCCCCGGTCGATGTCGACGTCGTCGCCGATGTCGAGGTCGCCCGAGACCATCAACTGCCCGCCGATGTGGGTTCGCTCGCCGATGTAGGCGTCCTCGCCGACGAGGACGTTCCCGGCGACCTCACACCACATGTCGAGACGGCAGTCGGCCTCGGCCTCGATGTCGCCGCCGAAGGTGACGCGTTCGCCAGCGACGACGCCTCGCCCGCGGACCCCGAACTCGACGGTGGACTGTCCCCCGACGACGACGTCTCCCGCCGTCACCAGGTCGCGTTCCTCGACGGTCGTCCCGTCGGGGATGGCGAGTCGGTCGAGCGGGTCCGAACGGAGCGGCACGGCTACCCGTTACCCTGCCCCGTAATAAATTCACGGCGAACGTCTGACGCACGTCTGACGGCGCGAGCAGCGAAGTCACTGGAGCGGTGAAGCTTTGGCGTCCGGGCGCTCAGGAGGTGACATGACCGTTCTGTCGTTCGACGACTCGGGCGTCGACGTGGTCTACGAGGGGACCGAGTTCCGACTGGAGAAGACGCTCGTCGAGGACGCCATCGGAAAGGACTACCCCGACGTCACCGACCACGAGGTGCTGAACATCGTCGAGGAGGACCCGAACCCGACCGGCGAACCGCGACGCATCGCCGACATCGTGAACTGAGTCGGCGGTACTCGTCGTCCACACGAATCGAACCGTCGACAGCGATAGACCTTTGCGACCGACGCGCACACGAGTTCGCATGGAACTTCCCGAGCGGTTCGCCGCCTACGAGCACCCGACGTGGCTCACCGCCGTCGCCACCGCGCTCAGTTACGGCCTCATCCTCGCGGCGATGACCGTCGTCCTGTTCGTGGTGCCCTACATCGTCTTCATGCAACTGGGCTGACTGTCGACGACCGACCCACGACCGACGGCTGACCACGACCGAGGGTCGGCCGGGCGTCGCTCAGAACGCGAGGTTGACGACGGCCCAGAGCAGCAGGAACCCGAAGTAGACGACCACCAGCGCCAGCAGCGCCTTCAGCCGGAACTTCCGCAGTTCCGCGTCCTCCTCCTCGAGCGCCGCCGCGTACGCGGCGCGCTGCTCGTCGTCAATCGACTCGGGGTGGTCCACGCCGTAGTGGAGCGCGAGGAACTGCTCGCGGGCGAACGGTCGGCCGCAGTACTCGCAGTCGAACGTCTCCGTGTCCGTGACCACCGTCTCCCACGGCTCGGCCGTGTCGGCGCTCACAGGAACGGCACCTCGATGGACGGCTGGGAGACGATGAGCAGGCTGGTCATCGTGTAGGCTATCATCACCGCCGTGAGCGGGTACTGGCTTCGAATCGCCTGCAGGCGACCCGGGAACAGGTCGAACGCCGTCGCGTGTGCGACCCAGATGGCCAGCACGTGTCCGAGCAGGACGAACGCCAGGCCCACGCCGCCGAACCACGTCGGGAGGACGGCGACCAGCGGCTGTGGCGGGGACAGCGGGTTCGTCAGCGCGCCGACGAGCGACGGCGACAGCGAGAGGAAGTAGCCGAGGTAGTGGGCGACGTGGTAGCCGGCGGCGATGGCGAGCAGCGACGGTGCGAACTGTCGCGCGAGTTCGTCGGTGGTGAGCAACGAGTCCGCGTACCGCCTGCCGTAGCGCGCGGCGAGTCGGTAGGCACCGTAGAACAGGCCGAACCCGACGACGAGCGCGAGCGGGTAGAGCAGGTGTGCCGGGACGCCCGCGTCGTACAGCGGGGTGGCGAGGGTGCGCCACGCGGGCGTCGCGACGAACCCGTCGTAGGTGGTCACCCAGAGCAGTGCGACGACGAACGCGACGTCGCCGCGGTGGATGAGCCAGTCGGCGTCGGAGAGCGCCGCGCCCGGCCACCGGGCGCGGATGCGACCGGCCTCCGAGGAGAGCGGGGCGACCTGCCCGTACGCCGCGAACACCCGCGAGATGGGGTCGACCGTCTCGAACCACGTCTCTGCGCCGAACACGACCGCACCGACGAGCGTGCCGACGGTGTAGACGAGGACGACGTCCGCGAGCAGCGTCGGGTCGTCGGCCAGCGGACTGACCACCTCGACCCAGACGAACACGAGCAGGAAGCCGACGCTCGGCCACGCACCCAGTCGCTCGGGGTACGGCCGGTCGAGCGACGGCAGGACGCTCGCTATCGTGCGCCACGGGTTGACGACGGGCCACGTGTTCCCGACGAGGTACGTCGTCATCGTGTAGCCCGCCCACCAGCCGGCCCAGACCAGCACCACGCCGAGGTTCGCCAGCGGGTCGCGGGGGCCGACGTAGCCGACGGCGAGGACGGCGAGCAACCCGAGCACCCCGACGACACGCCCGGCGAGGACGAGCGCGCGCGTCGGCGAGCCGAGTCCCCGGCGCTCGTCGTGGATCGCCCGGATGAGGTCGCGGTCGGTGACGAAACTCGCCAGTAGGAACGACGCGCCGACGGCACCACCGCCGGTGAGGAGGACGAGCCACCGCGGGACCGAGAGGTTCTGTCGCGTCCCGCCGAGCGAGCCACCGTGGGCGAGGGCCGTCCCGACGAGGGCGACCAGCGCGGTGAGGGCGGCGAGGGCGGCGAGGGCGACCCGGCGCGTCCGGACCGCGCGGCTGAGACGTCCCGGCGGGGCGGGTCCGTTCATGGGTTCGGGTAGGGTCAGCCCCGTGGAGTCGTTTTCGTCTCGCGCCGCCACCGTTTTGGGAGGGCTTTTGTCCCTCCGCTTGGTACCGAGTCCTATGGCGACTGAAGAATCGGACGACCACGGCGGACACGGTCACCACCTGCCCGCCGTCGAGGACTGGCCTCGCGGCTTCGGCGAGGCGAGCTGGTGGCCGTTCGTCACGGCCATCGGAGCAGCGGGGTTCTACATCGGTGCTGCGCTGTTCCTCCTCGGCACCGGCGACCAACCCATGATCGGCTCGATGGTCGGGCCGATCGTGTTCATCGCCGCGACGGTCGTCTTCCTCGTCGGGTTGTACGGCTGGCTCTACCACGCGTTCATCGTGAGCTTCTGGGAGGGAGAGGCGACAGAACACGGCAGTAGCGGTCTCAGGTTGGCGATGATACTGTTCCTCGGGACCGAGGTGGCGACGTTCGGGGCCGGGTTCGTCTACTACTTCTTCATCCGCGCGGGCACCTGGCCCCCGACGGGTGCGGAACTCCCCCACCTGCTGGGGTCGCTCGTGCTCATCAACACGGCGCTCCTGGTCGCGAGTTCGTTCACGCTCCACTACGCGCACGTGGCGCTGCTCAACGACAACCGCTCGCGGTTCATCGGCCTCCTCGTCGCGACGCTCGTGCTCGGCGTCGTCTTCATCGGCGGGCAGGTGTACGAGTACTACGAGTTTATCGTCCACGAGAACTTCACCCTCACGGAGGGCATCTACGGGTCGGCGTTCTACGGTCTGACCGGTCTGCACGGCCTCCACGTCACGCTCGGCGCGGTGCTCATCACCATCGTCCTCGTTCGGGCGCTGTTCGGTCAGTACTCCGACGACCGTCACACCTCCGTCTCGACCGTCTCGATGTACTGGCACTTCGTCGACGTTGTCTGGATCTTCCTCGTCGTCGTGCTGTACGTCGGCGCGGAACTCACGCTGTAGGGCGACACTCTTCCTCACTTCTCTCCGGCTGCGAGCGACAGCGACCCGTGATTCGAGACACGTCTCCGACGGACCGTGCGACCACGAGGGTGGTCGGCGGACCGAACGACCGACCGAACGACCGGACCGTCGAGCGTGTCGTGTGGCGTCGCTCAGTCGCGACGTTCACACTCGCCACCCACTACCGACGGGCCGACGCGACGCCACCGACAGACCGGCAGCACCTCACCGATAGGCCGACAGCCGCTGCATTCGGCCACCGACGCCTCGCGTGAAGCCAGCGATTCCGCCGAGGTCGCTCGGGAGGCGGCGACGCAGCGTCCGTCTGTCGCGGAGCGGTGACCGTCGAGTCAGTTCGTTCGGTTCGCAGGACAGTGCCGTGACTCGTCAGTCAGCGGTCGTCAGTGGTCGATGCGCCCGTCGTCCGGCGTTCGTTCTCCCCAGAGTCGCTCGCCGTCACGGACCCGTGTACCGCGTTGCGTGGCACCGCCGAGGGGTGGGCGCGAAGGACCCCTCGACGGGCGGGCGGGCGTCGCGGGCGACGACGCACGCACCGGCCACGCGACGTTCAGACGGAGGGTGCCGGTGCCAGCGACACCGACTCCGCGTGAAGCGGTACGGGTGTACGGGTGGTGTCGCCCTCGGCCGGGTTGTGTCGACGAGAAGACTCGACCTAAGTCCGTCGAGCCGACCGAGCTAGCGTTCCACCGTACCGTGAGAAATACACACAAGGATAAAAGTGTTGCGCCGGTGAATGTTTTCGCGCTCGTCGTGACGCCGAGCCGACGCTCGGTGGGTCGCGAGCGACCGCAGACGGGGAGCCGACTGCGACTGCTGGTCGGGAGTGAGTGACGGCTGGTGAAGACGAGCGAGAACGCGCAGAGAAGAGGGAGCGACGAGAAGAGGGAGCGACGAGAACCGTTCAGGCGGCGACGAGCGAGGCGTTGCCGGAGGCGTTACCGCTCGCGTTGCCCGAACTGTTACCGCCCGAGCTGTTGCCACCCGAACCGCTGTTCTCCTGGAGGTACTGCTGGTACTCCTCCTGACTGACGACCTCCACCGTACCGAGCATGTTGGAGTGGCCGACGCCACAGTACTCCGCACAGTAGAGCTGGTAGGACCCACGTTCGGTGGCCTTCGTCACGATGGTGTTGTACTGTCCGGGGAACGCGTCCTGCTTGAGCCCCAGCCCGGGCACGTGGACGGCGTGGAGCCAGTCCTGCGACGTGACGTGCAGGTAGACGGTCCTCCCCTCCGGTATCACCAGGGTTCCGGTCTCACCGACGTTCTGCCCACCGGGGTTCTGGTGGTTGAACTGCCACTGGTACTTCATCGCGTCCACCTCGACCTGGACCGCCTCGTCGGGGTCCGCCGGCCCCTTCGCACCGGGGTAGTCGTAGGAGAGTTCCATCAGGTTCGCCTGCGAGCCGTCGCCCGCCGTCGCCGTCGCTCCACCGATGAACGGACTCCCGAGCACCTGGTAGGAGGCGAGGCCGACGAACAGGAGGATGATGGCCGTCGCGACGGTCCACGTGATCTCGAGTCGGCGGTTCTCCTGGGTCGGTTTCGGGTCGTCGTTGTCCCGGAACCGATAGACGGTGTAGATGAGGATGCCCTCGACGAGCACGGTGATCGGCACTGCGACGTACAGCAGTTTCCGGTTGAGCCCGAAGATGAGTTCCTCGTTCACTGACGACTGGGCGGCGACCGGGTCCGCGAGGATGACCAGCGCGAAAAGCCCGGTCAGAACCCCCAGCAATCTCCGCGCCTGTTTCATGAAAACCGATTCGCCGCATCGACGTAAATACCTGCTGACTGCGACCCGGTGGCGGAAAGCGCGGGGTCTAAGTGCGGACGCGTCCGACGTTTCCCCAACCGTGACTCGTCCTCGGTTCACCACCCTGCTCGCGGCGACCCTCGTCGGCGTCTACCTGCTGGTAGTGGTCGGTGCGACCGCCTCGCTGGCCGACGCCGTCGCCGCGTGTGGGACGTGGCCGACCTGCTCCGGTCCGGTCTCCGACCCGCAGGTCGCCGTCGCGGTCGGCCACCGCATCGCCGCCGTCGTCGTCGGCCTCCTCGGTCTCGCGACGACGGTCGTCGGCTGGTCGGTCGCTACCGCGCGCGTCCGCGTCGCCCTCCTCGTCGCCGGTGTCGGCTACCCGCTGCAGGCGGGCGTCGGCGCGTTCGTCGCGCTCGAAGGCGCGCCCAGCACGCTGACCGGGACGCACCTCGTCGCCGGGACGGCCATCTTCACCACCCTCGCGCTCGCACTCGCGTGGCAACTCGAAGCCGAGACGGGCGACCCGACCGACGCGCCGACCGGGCAGACGGACCGCGCGACGGAACCGACGCCAGACCACGACGCGGACGACGGGCCAGTCGCACCGACCGCGTCGGTCCAGCCGACGGGGCCGCTCGCTCGTGTGAAGCGCGTGGTCTGGGCGTACTTCCAGTTGATGAAGCCCCGGCTGATGTGGCTGCTCTGTCTCGTCGCCTCCGCCGGGATGGCTCTCGCCGCGGGACCGGACCTGCGCGTCGACACCATCGTCCTCACGCTGCTCGGCGGCGTGCTCTCCATCGGCGCGAGCGGCACGTTCAACCACGTCCTCGAACGCGACATCGACCGGAAGATGGAACGGACGAGCGACCGCCCCCTGGCGAAACACGAGGTACCCGTCCGCAACGCCCTCGCGTTCGCGGCGGTGCTCACCGTCGCGAGCGTCGCGCTGTTCTGGCAGGTCAACGCGCTGGCGGCCGCGCTCGGGTTCGTCGCCATCGTGTTCTACAGCGTCGTCTACACGCTCATCCTGAAACCGAACACCGTCCAGAACACCGTCATCGGCGGCGCGGCCGGCGCGCTCCCGGCGCTCATCGGCTGGGTCGCCGTCACGGGCACGACGGACGGCGCCCTGCCGGGGCTCGCGCTCGCCGCCGTCATCTTCCTCTGGACCCCGGCGCACTTCTACAACCTCGCGCTAGCCTACAAGGACGACTACGCCCGCGGCGGCTTCCCGATGATGCCGGTCGTCCGCGGCGAGACAGTGACGCGGAAACACATCGTCTGGTACCTCGCGGCGACGCTCGTCGCAGCGACGCTGCTGACCGCGCTGACAGGCCTGGGATGGCTCTACGCCACCGCCACCGTCGTCTTCGGCGGGGTGTTCCTCTGGGCCGTCGTCCTGCTCCACCGCGAACGCACCGAGTCGGCGGCGTTCCGCGCGTTCCACGCCTCGAACGCCTACCTCGGCGCGCTCCTCGTCGCCGTCGTCCTCGACGCCGTCGTCGTCTGAGACGGCGACCTACGACCCCAGACTGTCC
This region of Halomarina salina genomic DNA includes:
- a CDS encoding S8 family peptidase; the encoded protein is MSREHTTRRTVLKTIGAGAAGTGLLGTASAEAADRGNFVVGVTEGKNLGFVRDQANSVKRELHFGRQGKAVAGNFAQAAINGLLNNPHVRYIEPDGQMHAIAQSTPWGIDRVDADVAHDNGSTGEGADVAIVDTGIDSDHPDLQANLGEGVAVTGCGDGGFTCFFSGNDNTCNEAWDDDNDHGTHCAGIANAVNNSEGVVGVSTQATLHAVKVLDCAGSGAFSDIAAGIEAVADNGWDVASMSLGADSGSQTVKDACQYAADEGVFLVAAAGNSGPCSDCVGYPAAYDTVMAVSSTNESDGLSEFSSTGPEVEIAAPGSNINSTVPGGYAEFSGTSMACPHVAGAAGQLIADGSSASGTRTQLKDTAEDVGLAENESGSGLLDVAASLGYDSSDST
- a CDS encoding polymer-forming cytoskeletal protein is translated as MPLRSDPLDRLAIPDGTTVEERDLVTAGDVVVGGQSTVEFGVRGRGVVAGERVTFGGDIEAEADCRLDMWCEVAGNVLVGEDAYIGERTHIGGQLMVSGDLDIGDDVDIDRGFEANGWIVIRNPMPTITFFFVYLSHLLRIGEEEAAQDAANELLPDDPEEGSGEESDAGDAENDEDGEATGDVADDTDDADDVVRPLVIPRGASVSDDAWRVSTPAVVGDDCRIHGNLRAESLELGEDNNVFGSLRAKGDITVGEGTRIHGDLTTRRGTVRIAPGAEVLGDVACEDLSLHDDAAVDGAIRARGEMSIVREFAREIE
- a CDS encoding DUF5800 family protein, which encodes MTVLSFDDSGVDVVYEGTEFRLEKTLVEDAIGKDYPDVTDHEVLNIVEEDPNPTGEPRRIADIVN
- a CDS encoding DUF7410 domain-containing protein; this encodes MSADTAEPWETVVTDTETFDCEYCGRPFAREQFLALHYGVDHPESIDDEQRAAYAAALEEEDAELRKFRLKALLALVVVYFGFLLLWAVVNLAF
- a CDS encoding cytochrome c oxidase subunit 3, with the protein product MATEESDDHGGHGHHLPAVEDWPRGFGEASWWPFVTAIGAAGFYIGAALFLLGTGDQPMIGSMVGPIVFIAATVVFLVGLYGWLYHAFIVSFWEGEATEHGSSGLRLAMILFLGTEVATFGAGFVYYFFIRAGTWPPTGAELPHLLGSLVLINTALLVASSFTLHYAHVALLNDNRSRFIGLLVATLVLGVVFIGGQVYEYYEFIVHENFTLTEGIYGSAFYGLTGLHGLHVTLGAVLITIVLVRALFGQYSDDRHTSVSTVSMYWHFVDVVWIFLVVVLYVGAELTL
- the coxB gene encoding cytochrome c oxidase subunit II, with translation MKQARRLLGVLTGLFALVILADPVAAQSSVNEELIFGLNRKLLYVAVPITVLVEGILIYTVYRFRDNDDPKPTQENRRLEITWTVATAIILLFVGLASYQVLGSPFIGGATATAGDGSQANLMELSYDYPGAKGPADPDEAVQVEVDAMKYQWQFNHQNPGGQNVGETGTLVIPEGRTVYLHVTSQDWLHAVHVPGLGLKQDAFPGQYNTIVTKATERGSYQLYCAEYCGVGHSNMLGTVEVVSQEEYQQYLQENSGSGGNSSGGNSSGNASGNASGNASLVAA
- a CDS encoding heme o synthase produces the protein MTRPRFTTLLAATLVGVYLLVVVGATASLADAVAACGTWPTCSGPVSDPQVAVAVGHRIAAVVVGLLGLATTVVGWSVATARVRVALLVAGVGYPLQAGVGAFVALEGAPSTLTGTHLVAGTAIFTTLALALAWQLEAETGDPTDAPTGQTDRATEPTPDHDADDGPVAPTASVQPTGPLARVKRVVWAYFQLMKPRLMWLLCLVASAGMALAAGPDLRVDTIVLTLLGGVLSIGASGTFNHVLERDIDRKMERTSDRPLAKHEVPVRNALAFAAVLTVASVALFWQVNALAAALGFVAIVFYSVVYTLILKPNTVQNTVIGGAAGALPALIGWVAVTGTTDGALPGLALAAVIFLWTPAHFYNLALAYKDDYARGGFPMMPVVRGETVTRKHIVWYLAATLVAATLLTALTGLGWLYATATVVFGGVFLWAVVLLHRERTESAAFRAFHASNAYLGALLVAVVLDAVVV